From Aedes albopictus strain Foshan chromosome 1, AalbF5, whole genome shotgun sequence, one genomic window encodes:
- the LOC134288330 gene encoding uncharacterized protein LOC134288330 has product MGMERRFPANAELKAMYAEFIREYLELGHMKEVEGDAEEVRRYFLPHHAVLKPDSTTTKLRVVFDASCQTSTGVSLNDALMVGPVVQDDLSSICLRFRTHRIAVNADIAKMYRMIRVQPQDYLLQSIKWRNDPSEPLRTYELTTVTYGTSSVPYLATKCLQRLAEDGKASHPVASEVIEKDFYVDDMLTGVDTVDEGRQLVTEVIELSNSAGFTLRKWNSNSAELLEVVPENLRDIRSILALDSAETAIKTLGLAWEPATDVFRFTFPSFNWTAMITKRIVVSDVSRLFDPLGLVGPVIIQAKIFIQELWKQSCGWDDPLSPELQEQWQEYRRNLAGLENLTVPRWVGTGGHATAIELHGFCDASNKAYGACFYVRTISETGEVCVRLLTAKSRVAPLDNLKKGNKRLSTPRLELSSALLLAHLFEKVVSSLGMRARCFFWTDSTIVKCWLSSSPSRWKQFVANRVSEIQHITKDGVWNHVAGLQNPADIISRGMAPAQLQYESVWFSGPYWLRPDECNWLSTPPISEDDFDPVDLQVKDASAVLPVIEPSDVFSLRSSLSNLQRHTAWILRFRFKSQPELADLTSSRRVRDSSKFPDLKPQLEDGVLCVGGLFRHASIKNRRSAYQEALRFTPQLWKNWSKLHLLDLRNRTKSTVRQNNIVVRTMAILKDEKRPFRKWQLSRVTDVYAGKDGNVRVVIVETKDGSYRRAISKICVLPIRNNIVSVNGEN; this is encoded by the coding sequence ATGGGAATGGAAAGACGATTCCCAGCTAATGCCGAGCTGAAAGCGATGTACGCCGAGTTCATTCGCGAATACCTCGAGCTAGGGCACATGAAGGAAGTGGAAGGCGATGCTGAAGAAGTCAGGAGGTACTTTCTGCCGCACCACGCAGTTCTGAAACCGGACAGCACGACCACAAAACTGCGAGTGGTTTTTGATGCTTCGTGCCAGACGTCAACCGGTGTTTCCTTGAACGATGCGTTGATGGTTGGTCCCGTCGTGCAGGACGACCTATCCAGCATCTGTCTACGGTTCCGAACACACCGCATAGCCGTGAACGCCGACATTGCCAAGATGTACCGTATGATCCGAGTCCAGCCCCAAGATTACCTGTTGCAGAGCATCAAGTGGCGGAACGATCCAAGTGAACCGCTTCGAACGTACGAGTTGACTACTGTCACGTACGGCACCTCGTCCGTTCCATACCTGGCTACAAAATGCCTACAGCGTCTCGCTGAAGACGGAAAAGCGTCACACCCCGTAGCGTCTGAAGTCATCGAGAAAGACTTCTACGTGGACGACATGCTCACAGGAGTTGACACAGTTGACGAAGGTCGGCAGCTGGTGACGGAAGTCATCGAGCTGTCGAATTCAGCGGGTTTCACGTTACGAAAATGGAACTCCAACAGCGCGGAGCTTCTCGAAGTCGTCCCGGAGAACTTGCGAGATATACGTTCCATCCTCGCACTAGATTCCGCCGAAACAGCGATAAAAACCCTCGGTTTAGCGTGGGAACCAGCTACAGATGTCTTCCGTTTTACCTTCCCCTCGTTCAACTGGACTGCGATGATCACGAAGCGCATTGTAGTCTCCGACGTTTCGCGCCTGTTCGATCCGCTAGGTCTGGTCGGACCTGTCATCATTCAGGCCAAGATTTTCATCCAGGAGCTGTGGAAGCAGAGTTGCGGCTGGGATGACCCTCTGAGTCCCGAGTTACAGGAGCAATGGCAGGAGTACAGACGCAATCTAGCTGGATTGGAAAACCTAACCGTTCCCCGCTGGGTAGGAACCGGCGGTCATGCTACTGCCATCGAGCTACATGGCTTCTGTGATGCGTCAAACAAGGCGTACGGTGCTTGCTTCTACGTGCGAACCATCTCCGAAACGGGGGAGGTGTGTGTGAGGTTGCTGACGGCGAAATCACGAGTCGCCCCACTCGACAACCTGAAAAAGGGGAACAAGCGTCTCTCGACCCCACGGTTGGAGTTGTCGTCTGCGTTGCTGCTAGCCCACCTCTTCGAAAAGGTCGTGAGCAGCCTTGGCATGCGTGCAAGGTGCTTCTTCTGGACGGACTCAACCATCGTCAAGTGTTGGCTATCGTCGTCGCCGTCAAGATGGAAGCAGTTCGTCGCAAATAGGGTTTCGGAGATTCAGCACATAACGAAGGACGGCGTCTGGAACCACGTTGCTGGACTGCAGAATCCGGCGGATATTATTTCCCGCGGAATGGCTCCCGCACAGTTGCAGTACGAATCGGTCTGGTTCAGTGGACCGTATTGGCTGAGGCCGGACGAGTGCAACTGGCTATCAACTCCACCGATCAGCGAAGACGATTTTGATCCGGTAGATCTCCAGGTCAAGGACGCCTCTGCAGTACTTCCAGTTATCGAACCAAGCGATGTCTTCAGCCTCCGATCATCGTTAAGCAACCTCCAGCGCCACACTGCCTGGATATTACGTTTCCGCTTCAAGTCGCAACCTGAGTTGGCAGACCTAACCAGTAGCAGAAGAGTTAGAGATTCGTCGAAGTTCCCAGATCTGAAGCCGCAACTCGAAGACGGGGTACTGTGTGTTGGCGGCCTGTTTCGACACGCGTCAATCAAGAATCGGCGCTCAGCCTATCAGGAAGCTCTACGGTTCACACCGCAGTTGTGGAAAAACTGGTCCAAGCTGCACTTGTTGGACCTCCGCAATCGAACGAAAAGTACTGTACGTCAGAACAACATCGTGGTAAGGACCATGGCGATCCTAAAGGATGAGAAACGACCGTTTCGGAAATGGCAGCTCAGCCGGGTGACAGACGTTTACGCTGGCAAAGACGGGAATGTACGGGTTGTAATAGTTGAGACCAAGGACGGCAGCTACCGCAGAGCAATTTCGAAGATCTGCGTGCTGCCCATCCGTAACAATATTGTATCGGTGAACGGGGAGAACTAA